One Glutamicibacter mishrai genomic window carries:
- a CDS encoding cyclodeaminase/cyclohydrolase family protein, giving the protein MITTETVTSYLERLASRAPAPGGGAAAALHAAQAAALVSMVAEFTSGPRYAEVEEQAQLIAKNAKQLMREALFAAQEDERLFGLLSAAYALSKDTEEQKASRREAIRHATIEAAAPLVSTVDLASAVITLAQELLPIGNRSVCSDVAAAAESARAALGTALATLEMNIAAIKDETERERLGQATTKASEMINHAEELSVAVRSAVSA; this is encoded by the coding sequence ATGATCACTACCGAAACCGTCACCAGCTATCTTGAGCGCCTCGCCTCAAGAGCCCCGGCGCCCGGGGGCGGTGCGGCGGCCGCGCTGCACGCCGCGCAGGCTGCGGCACTGGTGTCCATGGTTGCCGAGTTCACCTCCGGCCCACGGTATGCCGAGGTCGAAGAGCAAGCGCAGCTCATCGCGAAAAATGCCAAGCAGCTGATGCGCGAAGCGCTGTTTGCGGCCCAGGAAGATGAGCGGCTTTTCGGCCTGCTCAGTGCAGCCTACGCCCTGTCCAAGGACACCGAAGAGCAGAAGGCCAGCCGCCGCGAAGCCATCCGCCATGCCACCATCGAGGCTGCCGCTCCGCTGGTATCGACCGTTGACCTGGCATCCGCGGTCATCACGCTGGCCCAGGAACTGCTGCCTATTGGCAACCGCTCGGTCTGCAGCGACGTGGCTGCCGCGGCGGAGTCGGCCCGTGCCGCGCTGGGCACCGCTTTGGCCACCTTGGAAATGAACATCGCTGCCATCAAGGACGAAACTGAGCGCGAACGGCTGGGCCAAGCCACCACCAAGGCAAGCGAAATGATCAACCACGCAGAAGAGCTCAGCGTCGCGGTTCGTTCGGCGGTCTCGGCATGA
- a CDS encoding bifunctional 5,10-methylenetetrahydrofolate dehydrogenase/5,10-methenyltetrahydrofolate cyclohydrolase, protein MTARRLSGKPVADEIRAKTAHMVENLNRDGFKAKVAVLLATKNEATAWYVRSIERAAAQQGVECQVLQMPEAGQDQLVAAITALNEDKSVHGIILQTPLPEGVDTAALVQLIDPAKDIDGANPLSLGRLSVGQPAFAPATARSVVEILEHYRIPIAGQHVAVVGRSAVVGKPLAQLLLQRDATVSICHSRTAQLADFTRPAAITVMAVGRANLLTSQEVADSSVVIDVGTNVDEAGQLVGDVHAASVQPKVRALSPVPGGVGTVTTALLIWHTVQAAAKVCESIMWRGEPMTTCR, encoded by the coding sequence ATGACGGCCCGGCGCTTGAGCGGAAAACCGGTGGCTGACGAGATCCGCGCCAAGACCGCCCACATGGTTGAAAACCTGAACCGCGACGGCTTCAAGGCCAAGGTTGCCGTTCTGCTGGCCACGAAGAACGAAGCCACCGCTTGGTATGTGCGCTCCATCGAGCGGGCCGCAGCCCAGCAGGGCGTTGAATGCCAGGTGCTCCAGATGCCTGAAGCTGGCCAGGATCAGCTGGTGGCGGCAATCACGGCCCTGAATGAAGACAAATCCGTGCACGGGATCATTCTCCAGACTCCGTTGCCCGAAGGCGTGGATACCGCGGCCCTGGTGCAGTTGATCGATCCGGCCAAAGACATCGATGGAGCCAATCCATTGAGCCTTGGCCGGCTCAGCGTAGGACAACCCGCCTTTGCCCCCGCCACCGCGCGTTCGGTGGTTGAAATCTTGGAGCATTACCGGATTCCGATCGCTGGCCAGCATGTGGCCGTGGTGGGCCGCTCTGCCGTGGTGGGCAAGCCCTTGGCCCAGCTGCTGCTGCAGCGCGATGCGACAGTGAGCATCTGCCATTCGCGAACTGCCCAGCTGGCCGATTTCACCAGGCCTGCGGCCATCACCGTCATGGCCGTTGGCCGTGCCAATCTGCTTACCTCCCAAGAAGTCGCCGATTCCTCGGTGGTCATCGACGTGGGCACGAACGTGGACGAAGCAGGGCAGCTGGTGGGAGACGTGCACGCGGCGTCGGTCCAGCCGAAGGTGCGCGCGCTCAGCCCGGTGCCCGGGGGCGTGGGCACGGTGACCACAGCGCTGCTCATATGGCATACCGTGCAGGCCGCTGCGAAAGTTTGCGAGTCGATCATGTGGAGAGGAGAGCCCATGACCACATGCCGGTAG
- a CDS encoding 2-hydroxyacid dehydrogenase: MAKVVVTGRIPEAALEKLRAEHEVDAWDDGQSISREELLGKVAGADALVTLLTERVDAELLEAAGPQLQVVSNVAVGYDNIVVADCTARNVRATNTPGVLTEATADIAFGLILMATRRLGEGERLIRSGTPWKWGMFFLLGSSLQGKTLGVVGMGGIGQATARRAKAFGMEVVYQSRSEIDPAIAAELGARRVELDELLAISDVVSLHCPYGPNTHHLIGAQQLATMKPEAYLVNTARGPIVDEAALAQALREGAIAGAGLDVFEKEPAVHPELLELENVALMPHLGSSTVETRTAMAVLASENTLAVLRGEDPVTPVN; encoded by the coding sequence ATGGCGAAGGTAGTAGTCACCGGCCGGATCCCGGAGGCCGCGCTGGAAAAGCTGCGCGCCGAGCACGAGGTTGACGCATGGGACGACGGGCAGTCCATCTCCCGCGAAGAACTGCTGGGCAAGGTGGCTGGCGCCGACGCGCTGGTCACCCTGCTGACCGAGCGCGTGGACGCGGAACTGCTGGAAGCCGCAGGCCCGCAGCTGCAGGTCGTCTCCAATGTGGCGGTGGGCTACGACAACATCGTCGTGGCCGACTGCACCGCCCGGAACGTGCGCGCCACCAACACCCCGGGTGTGCTGACCGAGGCCACCGCGGATATCGCCTTCGGCCTGATCCTGATGGCCACCCGACGCCTGGGCGAAGGCGAACGCCTGATCCGCTCCGGAACCCCATGGAAGTGGGGCATGTTCTTCCTGCTCGGCTCAAGCCTGCAGGGCAAGACCCTGGGCGTGGTGGGCATGGGCGGCATCGGCCAGGCCACAGCCCGCCGGGCCAAGGCCTTCGGCATGGAGGTCGTCTACCAGTCGCGCAGCGAAATCGATCCGGCAATCGCCGCCGAGCTCGGTGCGCGGCGGGTCGAGCTCGACGAGCTGCTGGCCATCTCCGATGTTGTCTCGCTGCACTGCCCCTACGGCCCAAACACCCATCACCTGATCGGGGCTCAGCAGCTTGCGACAATGAAGCCGGAAGCCTACCTGGTCAACACCGCCCGCGGCCCGATCGTGGACGAGGCCGCACTGGCGCAAGCGCTGCGCGAAGGCGCCATCGCCGGGGCCGGCCTGGATGTCTTCGAGAAGGAACCAGCGGTCCACCCGGAACTGCTGGAGCTGGAAAACGTGGCCCTGATGCCGCACCTGGGCTCCTCGACCGTGGAAACGCGCACCGCGATGGCGGTGCTGGCCAGCGAGAACACGCTGGCCGTGCTGCGCGGCGAGGACCCGGTCACCCCGGTGAACTAG
- a CDS encoding LysR family transcriptional regulator, with the protein MLDIKRLQILLAVVEGGSVTAAADELFYTPSGVSQQLRKLEEEVGQPLLQRRARGMVPTDAGHVLAGHARSILRQMDAAIADLDQLAGLKSGSLSLGTFPTLGSSFLPLVISKFRKLYPSIKLDVRSTRLQELMGLLSRGEISLGLLWEYEWMPLDRADFELTTLFTEPTVLVVGADHPLAEFEEVDMAATASEQWIVRANMHPVAELLERSCNAAGFSPKISFQANDYQEAQAMVSVGLGIALAPQSAVMNPHPGVKILSLGPGAAARSVVLAQRRDRVRAPAENAFQTLLVDMGKTWIE; encoded by the coding sequence ATGCTTGATATAAAAAGATTGCAGATCTTGCTCGCTGTCGTGGAGGGCGGGTCGGTGACTGCCGCGGCCGATGAGCTTTTCTACACCCCGTCGGGTGTTTCGCAGCAATTGCGCAAGCTGGAAGAAGAAGTCGGCCAGCCGCTCTTGCAGCGCCGCGCCCGAGGCATGGTGCCCACCGATGCCGGGCACGTGCTTGCCGGTCATGCCCGCTCGATCTTGCGGCAGATGGACGCGGCGATTGCCGACCTGGACCAGCTGGCGGGACTGAAAAGCGGCAGCCTGAGCCTGGGCACCTTCCCGACCCTTGGCAGCTCCTTCCTGCCGCTGGTGATCAGCAAATTCCGCAAGCTCTACCCGTCAATCAAGCTGGATGTGCGCAGTACCCGCTTGCAGGAATTGATGGGCCTGCTTTCGCGAGGGGAAATCTCTCTTGGCCTGCTGTGGGAGTACGAGTGGATGCCGCTGGACCGGGCGGACTTCGAGCTCACCACGCTGTTCACCGAGCCCACTGTTCTAGTCGTTGGCGCGGATCATCCGCTGGCCGAATTCGAGGAAGTGGATATGGCTGCCACTGCGAGCGAGCAGTGGATTGTGAGGGCGAATATGCATCCGGTGGCCGAGCTGCTAGAGCGTTCTTGCAACGCCGCGGGTTTCTCGCCGAAGATTTCCTTCCAGGCCAACGACTACCAAGAAGCCCAGGCCATGGTGTCGGTGGGCTTGGGCATCGCGCTGGCCCCGCAGTCGGCGGTCATGAATCCGCACCCTGGGGTCAAGATCCTTTCTTTGGGCCCGGGCGCGGCAGCCAGAAGCGTCGTTCTGGCCCAGCGCCGCGATCGAGTCCGCGCGCCGGCGGAAAATGCCTTCCAGACGCTGCTCGTCGACATGGGTAAGACCTGGATCGAATAG
- a CDS encoding cryptochrome/photolyase family protein, with product MTANSSIDTAQRYQLVLFRDDLRTVDHPALLAASEAGPVVALYILDEQSPGIRPLGSAARWWLHHALISLRASLQELGIPLILRRGNSLHIIEEFTGHGNVAAVHWNRRYGQAERALDTLIKDHVRAAGIHAQSHAGALLHEPWELLTQAGTGYKVFTPFHNALRSTEIRQPRPAPQPQSPPQLELPGSDALAKWELLPSSPDWSGGLADAWTPGEPAAQERLEQVLDDIAQHYADRHDRPDLDGTSALSPALRWGHLSPHQVWKELSALASSTGHGAEGALALRRQVAWRDFCWHLYYHHPQLPTENLRSEFDDFDWAWPDDSPRAAHYTRCWQRGRTGFGLVDAGMAQLWQTGWMHNRVRMVTASLLVKNLGLHWKVGEQWFWDTLVDADLACNTANWQWVAGSGADAAPYFRVFNPQLQAKKFDPSGAYVARYAPLAAEPVVDLKESRQAALDSYHHMKSGQRPHSPGTGS from the coding sequence ATGACGGCCAACAGCAGCATTGATACCGCACAGCGCTACCAGCTAGTGCTATTCCGAGATGATCTGCGGACCGTGGACCATCCGGCCCTGCTCGCCGCCAGCGAAGCCGGACCCGTTGTTGCCCTTTATATCCTCGATGAGCAATCCCCCGGGATCAGGCCCCTGGGCTCGGCGGCCCGCTGGTGGCTACATCATGCACTGATCAGCCTGCGCGCATCGCTGCAGGAACTCGGCATCCCGCTAATCCTGCGCCGCGGAAACAGCCTGCACATCATCGAGGAATTCACCGGCCACGGCAACGTCGCCGCGGTACACTGGAACCGGCGCTATGGCCAGGCTGAACGCGCGCTGGACACCTTGATCAAGGACCACGTGCGCGCAGCGGGAATCCACGCGCAAAGCCACGCGGGCGCGCTGCTGCATGAGCCCTGGGAACTGCTCACCCAAGCGGGCACCGGCTACAAGGTCTTCACCCCGTTCCACAACGCCCTGCGCAGCACCGAGATCCGCCAGCCCCGCCCCGCGCCCCAACCGCAATCACCGCCACAACTTGAACTGCCCGGCAGCGATGCGCTGGCGAAATGGGAGCTGCTGCCCAGCTCGCCCGATTGGTCTGGCGGGCTGGCGGATGCCTGGACCCCCGGGGAACCCGCCGCCCAGGAACGCCTGGAGCAGGTGCTCGACGATATCGCGCAGCACTACGCTGACCGGCATGACCGCCCGGATCTTGACGGAACCTCGGCGCTCTCCCCGGCGCTGCGCTGGGGCCACCTGAGTCCCCATCAAGTGTGGAAAGAGCTCAGCGCCCTCGCCAGCAGCACTGGGCATGGAGCTGAAGGCGCGCTGGCCTTGCGCCGCCAAGTCGCCTGGCGGGATTTCTGCTGGCACCTCTACTACCACCACCCGCAGCTGCCCACCGAGAACCTGCGCTCGGAATTCGACGACTTCGACTGGGCTTGGCCCGATGACTCGCCTCGCGCAGCCCATTACACGCGCTGCTGGCAGCGAGGCCGAACCGGCTTCGGATTGGTGGACGCCGGAATGGCCCAGCTATGGCAGACGGGGTGGATGCACAACCGCGTGCGCATGGTCACCGCGAGCTTGCTGGTCAAGAACCTGGGGCTGCACTGGAAAGTTGGCGAACAGTGGTTCTGGGATACCCTGGTCGACGCGGATCTGGCCTGCAATACTGCCAATTGGCAATGGGTCGCGGGCAGCGGAGCCGACGCCGCACCCTATTTCAGGGTCTTCAATCCGCAACTCCAGGCCAAGAAGTTCGATCCGTCCGGCGCCTACGTAGCCCGCTATGCCCCCTTGGCGGCTGAGCCGGTGGTGGATCTGAAGGAATCACGGCAAGCGGCCCTCGATTCCTATCACCACATGAAATCCGGTCAGCGCCCGCATTCCCCGGGTACTGGCAGCTGA
- a CDS encoding universal stress protein yields the protein MAILACFSDTPAGKAAIRRALAEAHKAQDSLLIANLDREPITEKNLGIDMNALLDFGVPLQILSQSGTVHDPADFVLQSEQDHQVSLIVLGLRKRSRVGKLLMGSIAQRILIEADCPVLAVKAQD from the coding sequence ATGGCAATCCTCGCTTGTTTCAGCGATACCCCCGCGGGCAAGGCGGCCATCCGCCGGGCCTTGGCCGAAGCCCACAAGGCCCAGGACTCGTTGCTGATCGCTAACCTCGATCGGGAACCCATCACCGAGAAAAACCTCGGCATCGATATGAATGCCTTGCTGGATTTCGGGGTTCCGCTGCAGATCCTCTCGCAATCGGGGACCGTTCATGATCCTGCCGACTTTGTCCTCCAGTCGGAACAGGACCACCAGGTCTCGCTGATTGTGCTGGGGCTGCGCAAGCGCTCCAGGGTGGGCAAGCTGCTGATGGGAAGCATCGCCCAACGCATCCTCATCGAGGCTGACTGTCCGGTACTGGCGGTGAAGGCGCAGGACTAG
- a CDS encoding MarR family winged helix-turn-helix transcriptional regulator, translated as MHSARTISSGKVGILRALAAEEHVSATQLRRAIGVSQQAISLTTKELESLGFIERHKDESDRRKLWFHLTEAGRQKLHTEIALGRQALKDAIGNELSDAELKLVHDAIPALAKIRKATY; from the coding sequence GTGCATTCAGCAAGAACCATCTCCTCTGGAAAGGTCGGCATCCTGCGGGCTCTCGCGGCAGAAGAACACGTCAGCGCCACGCAACTGAGGCGGGCCATCGGGGTCAGCCAACAAGCGATCTCACTGACCACCAAGGAACTGGAATCGCTCGGATTCATCGAACGCCACAAGGATGAATCGGACCGACGCAAACTCTGGTTCCATCTCACCGAGGCCGGGCGCCAGAAGCTGCACACCGAAATCGCCCTCGGACGCCAAGCGCTCAAAGATGCAATCGGCAATGAACTCAGCGATGCGGAATTGAAACTGGTCCACGACGCCATCCCCGCACTGGCAAAAATCAGGAAGGCGACGTATTAA
- a CDS encoding tripartite tricarboxylate transporter permease, whose protein sequence is MLDSALAALASLADPSMLLMLLIGVVSGLVMGLIPGLGGTAAVAILLPVTFGMEPASALALLIGALAVVHTSDTVSAVLLGAPGSASASVTMLDGYAMARKGQAKRALSLAFLSSMAGGIIGAIGLTLAIPLARPLVLSFASPELFMLTVLGVALAAVLSRGNVIKGLTAGLAGLLVGMIGTAPTTAEERFTFGSLFLGDGLSLVAVALGIFGLAEIASRASQRRGDKQSVEVTGGWGSGIREWLGHWSQVLRGGLIGIWAGVLPGVGATAGTWLAYGQAVATAKDKRKFGKGDPRGIVGPESANNSVEAGDLIPTFLFGIPGGVPSAMLLGMLLTYGIQPGPSIINEHLDLMYMIIWAFAIASVLGALFCFMTVRPLSSLTKVPFSILAAGLVVIMLLGSFQDGGQLGDLWVMLLLGVAGWVLKSTGFPRAPFLIGFVLAIPMERYYFLTDSLYEGFDWMLRPGTMVFIAILVLPILWNVFKWFRARRQLGADDDPKSDSAPDAEAPLKNSVWSLGAAAVLLVVFAGSLVLSSSYSPDAKLVPQLVGWVGVIMSLLLLLTEIRTRKQAVAASHRVSVDATAYLSEQPALAPAGGTAAQAGSDSAGKHVAMANQGAAGASGTSTGSSDGPIRGLLAAGLAAGGSTWGPKWTADASFALRTFAWMGGFLILTALLGYLAAISIFLPAFLLIVARAKLKTTIIYTIVFFVLMLALPSLLPIDLPQGLLASWL, encoded by the coding sequence ATGTTGGATTCCGCACTGGCCGCATTGGCCTCGCTGGCCGATCCGAGCATGCTGCTCATGCTGTTGATCGGTGTTGTTTCAGGATTGGTCATGGGCTTGATCCCAGGCTTGGGCGGCACCGCAGCCGTCGCGATCCTGCTGCCTGTCACCTTCGGCATGGAGCCGGCCTCCGCGCTGGCCTTGCTGATCGGCGCCCTGGCCGTGGTCCACACCTCGGATACCGTCTCGGCGGTATTGCTCGGCGCCCCGGGTTCCGCCTCGGCATCGGTCACCATGCTTGATGGCTACGCCATGGCGCGCAAGGGCCAAGCCAAACGCGCCCTGTCCCTGGCCTTCCTCTCCTCCATGGCTGGCGGCATCATCGGTGCCATTGGCCTAACCCTGGCCATCCCGCTGGCTCGCCCGCTGGTGCTCTCCTTCGCCAGCCCGGAACTGTTCATGCTCACAGTGCTCGGTGTCGCGCTGGCCGCGGTGCTCTCCCGCGGCAACGTGATCAAGGGGTTGACCGCCGGCCTGGCCGGCCTGCTGGTGGGCATGATCGGCACCGCTCCGACCACCGCCGAGGAGCGCTTCACCTTCGGTTCGCTCTTCCTCGGCGACGGGCTGTCTCTGGTTGCTGTGGCGCTGGGCATTTTCGGCCTGGCGGAAATCGCGTCTCGGGCCAGCCAGCGCCGTGGCGATAAGCAGTCGGTGGAAGTCACCGGCGGCTGGGGTTCGGGCATCCGCGAGTGGCTGGGCCACTGGTCGCAGGTGCTGCGCGGCGGCTTGATCGGCATCTGGGCCGGCGTGCTGCCGGGCGTGGGCGCCACCGCTGGCACTTGGCTGGCCTACGGCCAGGCCGTGGCCACCGCCAAGGACAAGCGCAAGTTCGGCAAGGGCGACCCGCGAGGCATCGTCGGACCGGAAAGCGCCAACAACTCGGTGGAAGCCGGCGACTTGATCCCTACCTTCCTGTTCGGCATCCCAGGCGGCGTGCCTTCGGCCATGCTTCTGGGCATGCTGCTCACCTATGGCATCCAACCAGGACCGAGCATCATCAACGAACACCTTGATCTGATGTACATGATCATCTGGGCTTTCGCCATCGCTTCGGTGCTCGGCGCGCTGTTCTGCTTCATGACCGTGCGCCCGCTGTCCTCGCTGACCAAGGTCCCGTTCTCCATCCTGGCCGCCGGCCTCGTGGTGATCATGCTGCTCGGCTCCTTCCAGGATGGCGGACAGCTCGGCGACCTGTGGGTCATGCTCTTGCTGGGCGTGGCCGGCTGGGTGCTGAAGTCCACCGGCTTCCCGCGAGCGCCGTTCCTGATCGGCTTCGTGCTGGCCATCCCGATGGAACGCTACTACTTCCTGACCGACAGCCTCTACGAAGGCTTCGACTGGATGCTGCGCCCGGGCACCATGGTATTCATCGCCATCCTGGTCCTGCCGATTCTCTGGAATGTGTTCAAGTGGTTCCGTGCCCGCCGCCAGCTGGGCGCCGATGACGATCCGAAGTCGGACAGCGCCCCGGACGCCGAGGCACCGCTGAAGAACTCCGTGTGGTCGCTGGGCGCAGCCGCTGTCCTGCTGGTGGTCTTCGCAGGTTCTCTGGTGCTCTCCTCCAGCTACTCGCCGGATGCCAAGCTGGTTCCGCAGCTGGTCGGCTGGGTCGGAGTAATCATGTCCCTGCTCCTGCTGCTGACCGAGATCCGCACGCGAAAGCAAGCGGTCGCCGCATCACACCGCGTTTCCGTTGACGCCACAGCGTATCTGAGCGAGCAGCCAGCTCTTGCACCTGCCGGAGGGACTGCTGCCCAGGCCGGATCCGATTCGGCGGGCAAGCACGTGGCCATGGCCAATCAGGGTGCAGCCGGTGCTAGCGGAACATCGACGGGGTCCAGTGATGGTCCGATCCGGGGCCTGTTGGCAGCCGGCCTGGCCGCGGGCGGCAGCACGTGGGGACCGAAGTGGACCGCTGATGCTTCCTTTGCCCTGCGCACCTTTGCCTGGATGGGCGGATTCCTGATCCTGACTGCCTTGCTCGGATACCTTGCGGCGATCTCGATTTTCCTTCCGGCCTTCTTGCTGATCGTGGCCCGTGCCAAGCTCAAGACCACCATCATCTACACCATCGTGTTCTTCGTATTGATGCTGGCCCTTCCGTCCCTGCTACCGATTGATCTTCCCCAGGGCCTGCTGGCCTCGTGGCTCTGA
- a CDS encoding PrpF domain-containing protein, whose product MKHTVKATWMRGGTSKCWVFERSELDVPGFTTDEVLLRLFGSPDPRQIDGVGGGSSTTSKAVILQPSDEPGVDVEYTFAQVGIDQAVVDWGSNCGNCSAVIAPYALKHGWVDPEDGILTVRIRNTNTGQILVERMNLDGSEAEVFIPGVPFPGQAVDIGFLDPAGATTGSLFPDGQELSTLSVEDEDPRTRSDISATLIDAGAPVVIIDAQSAGLDKVDFSDWLTESLTEMPRLDRIRRAGAVAMGLAATEAEAQRAIPKLAIVSAAELEDEADIKVMMLSMGAPHPALAITGSVGLTIAAHHPGTLLAQKLSSTPDGALALQTPAGLITTWQREIDGQLAVGTTRTARELAEASLSFDPVGDRSGDPTITLAEGSASDGHELEPDPQPHSRRTVFASVAAFAVLGLGATLVGGGLLNPPATTADGDYEGETLEVVIPLAEGGGTDTWARFVGQELVHDIPGQPGFAPINETGGEGITGSNRFASSAADDGTELLVSTATTVVPWVLDRNVVKYSFEDLEPVLVNGTGGVIYARTAAGVQSPKDLIDRKKPLVFGGISATGLDLTTLVAFDLLEADISATFGFEGRGPVNLALQRGEVDIDYTTTSSYQSAVEPIAKEGSAEVLMSFGQLDGSGKVVRDPNFPDTPTVAEVYKDLHGKEPSGPKFEAYKTLLGLTYTYQKGLWAPKDAPEEAVDLLRDSAHELSGDKKFNDKAAEVLGGYPIVADENLSQRVKDAYTVTDETKGYVTTLLKESYGIELD is encoded by the coding sequence ATGAAACACACAGTTAAGGCGACTTGGATGCGCGGGGGTACCAGCAAATGCTGGGTCTTCGAGCGAAGCGAACTTGACGTCCCAGGATTCACCACCGATGAGGTCCTGCTTCGGCTTTTCGGTTCCCCAGACCCACGCCAAATTGATGGAGTCGGCGGTGGAAGCTCAACGACGAGCAAAGCCGTCATCCTGCAACCCAGCGACGAGCCGGGCGTAGATGTTGAATACACCTTCGCACAGGTCGGCATCGACCAGGCGGTTGTCGACTGGGGAAGCAATTGCGGCAACTGCTCTGCCGTGATTGCCCCGTACGCGCTCAAGCACGGCTGGGTGGATCCCGAAGACGGCATCCTCACAGTCCGCATCCGCAATACCAACACCGGTCAGATCCTCGTCGAGCGGATGAACCTCGACGGTTCCGAAGCCGAAGTATTCATCCCTGGCGTCCCTTTCCCGGGACAAGCTGTGGACATCGGATTCCTTGACCCAGCCGGAGCCACCACTGGCTCGCTGTTCCCGGATGGCCAAGAACTATCGACGCTGAGTGTGGAAGATGAAGACCCGCGCACCCGCAGCGACATCTCCGCGACACTGATCGATGCCGGCGCTCCGGTAGTCATCATCGACGCCCAGTCCGCCGGACTGGACAAGGTAGATTTCAGCGATTGGCTCACCGAGTCCCTCACCGAGATGCCGCGGCTCGACCGCATTCGCCGCGCCGGCGCCGTCGCCATGGGCCTGGCCGCCACCGAGGCCGAAGCGCAACGCGCGATCCCCAAGCTGGCGATCGTTTCTGCCGCCGAGCTTGAAGACGAGGCCGACATCAAGGTCATGATGCTTTCGATGGGAGCACCGCACCCGGCGCTGGCCATCACCGGAAGCGTCGGACTGACCATTGCCGCGCATCACCCCGGAACCCTGCTGGCCCAGAAGCTGAGCAGCACCCCGGACGGAGCGTTGGCTCTGCAGACCCCGGCAGGGCTGATCACCACCTGGCAGCGCGAGATCGACGGACAGCTGGCCGTGGGCACGACCCGCACCGCCCGCGAGCTGGCCGAAGCAAGCTTGAGCTTTGATCCGGTTGGCGACCGTTCCGGCGACCCGACTATCACGCTGGCCGAAGGCTCGGCCAGCGACGGCCACGAACTCGAACCGGATCCGCAGCCGCATAGCCGGCGCACGGTGTTCGCCTCCGTGGCGGCCTTCGCGGTGCTCGGCCTGGGAGCCACCCTGGTCGGCGGCGGACTGCTGAACCCGCCAGCGACCACCGCCGACGGCGACTATGAGGGAGAGACCCTGGAAGTCGTGATCCCTCTGGCCGAAGGCGGCGGCACCGATACCTGGGCGCGCTTTGTCGGCCAGGAACTGGTCCACGATATTCCCGGGCAACCCGGATTCGCGCCGATCAACGAGACCGGCGGCGAAGGCATCACCGGCAGCAACCGCTTCGCTTCCTCGGCCGCCGATGATGGCACCGAACTGCTGGTGAGCACCGCGACCACCGTGGTGCCGTGGGTGCTGGACCGCAACGTGGTGAAGTATTCCTTCGAGGACCTGGAGCCGGTACTGGTCAACGGCACCGGCGGCGTGATCTACGCGCGCACGGCGGCCGGGGTCCAAAGCCCCAAGGACCTGATCGATCGCAAGAAGCCGCTGGTCTTCGGCGGCATCTCGGCCACCGGCCTGGATCTGACCACGCTGGTTGCCTTTGATCTGCTGGAAGCCGATATTTCGGCGACCTTCGGCTTCGAAGGCCGCGGTCCGGTGAACCTGGCCCTGCAGCGCGGCGAGGTGGATATCGACTACACGACCACCTCCTCCTACCAGTCCGCGGTGGAGCCCATCGCCAAGGAAGGCTCGGCCGAGGTGCTGATGTCCTTCGGCCAGCTTGATGGCAGCGGCAAGGTCGTGAGGGACCCGAATTTCCCGGACACCCCCACCGTGGCGGAGGTGTACAAAGACCTGCACGGCAAGGAGCCCAGCGGCCCGAAGTTCGAGGCCTACAAGACCCTGCTGGGCCTGACCTACACCTATCAGAAGGGTTTGTGGGCTCCGAAGGACGCGCCTGAAGAAGCAGTGGACCTGCTGCGCGATTCGGCCCATGAGCTTTCGGGCGACAAAAAGTTCAACGACAAGGCCGCCGAGGTGCTCGGCGGGTACCCGATCGTTGCCGACGAGAACCTTTCCCAACGCGTCAAAGACGCATACACCGTGACCGATGAGACCAAGGGCTATGTCACCACATTGCTCAAGGAATCCTACGGCATCGAACTAGATTAG